The following is a genomic window from Gymnodinialimonas ceratoperidinii.
CGGGTGCAGGTGGCGGCAGCGGAGAACATCGTGCCGGTGACGCTGGAATTGGGTGGCAAGTCGCCACAGATCGTCTTCGCGGACGCCGACCTCGACCGGGCGCTGCCCTTCCTCGTGAACGCGGGCATCCAGAACGCGGGCCAGACCTGCTCGGCCGGCTCCCGCATCCTCGTGCAGCGGGAGATCCACGACGCGCTGGCGGAGCGGCTGGCGGCGGAAATCGCGGCGCTGAGCGTGGGGCCGGCGGGCGACGATCCGCGGGTGGGGCCGCTGGTCTCGGCCCGGCAGAAGGCCATCGTGGAGGGGTTTTTGGCACAGGCTGACGCGGGCCAGGTGCTGGCGCGGGCCGACCTGCCGGAAGGCTTGCCCGAGGGCGGCAATTACATCGCGCCGGTGCTTCTGGGGCATATTCCGCCGGAGCATCCGCTGGCGCAGGAGGAGATCTTCGGCCCGGTTCAGGTGCTGATCCCCTTCGAGGACGAAGAGGATGCGGTGCGGATCGCTAATGGCACGAAATACGGCCTCGCCGCCTCGGTCTGGAGTGCCGACGGCGGGCGGCAGATGCGGCTGGCAAAGCGGCTGCGCGCGGGACAGGTGTTCCTGAACAACTACGGCGCGGCGGGGGGCGTGGAATTGCCCTTCGGCGGGGTCGGCCACTCTGGCCATGGGCGCGAGAAGGGGTTCGAGGCGCTTTACGGCTTCACCACGTTGAAGACGGTGGCGGCCCACCACGGGTGAGGTGTTTGGCGCGTTTTGGGATGGGGGGGCCAGCCCCCCACGCGCTTGAGGCGCGCTCCCCCCGGAGTTGTATCGGCCAAGATGAAGGGGGAGCGGCCTGTGTGGCGGCGGGGGCATGGACGGCCCTCGGGGAGGCGGATAGCCTTCGGTGTGATTGCGATGGAAAGGGAGCGTGGGAATGCGGCTTGAGGGGAAGACGGCGGTTGTGACGGGGGCGGCTTCGGGCTTCGGGGCCGGGATCGCGCGGATATTCTCGCGCGAGGGGGCGTCCGTCATGGTGGCGGATTTGAACGAGGAGGCCGCGATCAGGATTGCCGACGAGATCGGCGGCGCGGCGATCCGCGCGGACGTGTCGAAGGCCGCTGACGTGGCGGAGATCGCGCGGGCCGCTATGGACCAATGGGGGCGGATCGACGTGTTGGTGAACAACGCGGGCATAACGCATCTGCCGATGGCGATGGAGGAGGTCGAGGAGGCGGAGTTCGACCGGGTGCTCTCGGTCAATGCCAAGTCGGTCTACCTCACCGCGCGGGAGATCGTGCCGCATATGAAGGCGGCGGGGCGCGGCGCGATCCTCAACATCGCCTCGACGGCCGGCTTGTCGCCGCGGCCGAACCTGAGCTGGTACAATGCCTCCAAGGGGTGGATGATCACCGCGACGAAGAGCATGGCGGTGGAGCTGGCGCCTGCGGGCGTGCGGGTCAATGCGCTCTGCCCGGTGGCTGGCGAAACGCCGCTCCTGTCGAGTTTCATGGGCGAGGACACGCCGGAGATGCGGGGCAAGTTCCTTGCGACGATCCCCCTCGGGCGGTTCAGCCAGCCCGAGGACATGGGAGAGGCGGCGGCCTTCCTGTGCTCGGAGGCGGCCTCGATGATCACCGGGGTGGCGCTGGAAGTGGACGGGGGGCGCTGCATATGAGCGCGGCGCGGGCGAGACGTGTGCGATGACGGATTACGCGCGCCATGACTTGCCGGCGGATATCGCCGTCTTCGCGGGGGAGTTCGCCGATCAGCCCTCGGTTTTCGCCTACCTGTGGGAGGTCGCGCCGGGATTGGACTTGGGCCAGGTGGACGTGATCCAGACGCGCCACGCGGCACGGTTGCGGGCGCATTTCGACGGTGAGACGGCCGCGCGCCTGGCGGCTTTGGGCGGCACACTGGTCGTGGTGCGGCCGGGGGCCTACGAGGGGTTGGACTGCCCGGTACCCGACGGCGCGCCGCTGCGGGCGCTCGGCATGTTTCGCGGGACGGTGCCGCATTTGAGGGTCGTGACATGATGCAACCGGGGAAGAGGAACCTGATAACCGATGTGGCGGGCCTGCGGGTCGGCCATGCGGCGGATGCGGGTGTGAAGACCGGGGCGACCGTGCTGGTGGGCGACGCGCCCTTCACCGCCGGGGTCCATGTCATGGGCGGGGCGCCCGGCACGCGGGAGACGGACCTGCTGGCGCCCGACAAGACGGTGCAGCAGGCCGATGCGCTGGTGCTTTCGGGCGGCTCGGCCTTCGGGCTCGACGCGGCCTCGGGCGTGGCGGATGCCCTGCGCGCCGCCGGGCGGGGCTTCGCGGTGGGCGACCAGGTGGTGCCGATCGTGCCGGCGGCGATCCTGTTCGACCTGATCAACGGGGGCGACAAGGACTGGGCCGAAAACCCCTACAAGCAGCTCGGGCGCGAGGCATTGGCGGCGGCGGGCGCGGATTTCGCGCTCGGCTCCGTGGGGGCCGGGACCGGGGCGCTGACGGCGGACCTGAAGGGGGGGCTCGGCTCGGCCTCCTTGCGGATCGGGCGTCATACCGTCGGTGCGCTGGTGGCGGTCAATGCGCTCGGTCGGGTGACCGTGGGGGACGGCCCGTGCTTCTGGGCCGCGCCCTTCGAGATGGGCGGAGAGTTCGGCGGGCGCGGGATCGCGAAGAGCTTCGATGTGGGTGCCCTGCCCCCGGTGAAGGGCGGTGACGCGCGCAACACGACGATTGCCATCGTGGCCACGGACGCGGCGCTGAGCCAGGCGCAGGCGACGCGGTTGGCGGTGGCAGCCCATGACGGCATGGCGCGGGCGATCTTTCCGAGCCACACGCCGATGGACGGTGATCTTGTCTTTGCAGCCGCGACCGGGGCGGTCCCGCTGGAGAGCGAGGCGGACCTGCTGATGTTGGGACATGGCGCGGCGCTCTGCCTGTCGCGGGCCATCGCGCGCGGGGTCTTTGAGGCCTCGGCCGCGGCGGGTGACGTGATGCCGACCTATCGCGACAAGTTCGGCTGAGCGCAGACCCGTCGCCTGAGACGCAAAAGGCCCCGCCGATCCGGCGAGGCCCTTGCAGGTTCTTCAAGCGAAGCTCAGTTCAGCCGGCGGCCGACTTCCTCGATCGACTCGTCGATCAGCTTGTTCTGATCGGCAGAGCTGGTGTTCTTGGCGATCACCTCGGCCGCGGCGGCGATGGCCACGGAGGCGGCGCGGTCGCGGACCGAACGGTTGGCCTTGGTCACGGCGCTGGCGATCTGGTCCTCGGCCGCGGCGAGGCGGCGGGTGATCGAGCGGGCGATGTCGTCCTTGGCCTGCACGGCAGCGGCTTCGGCGCTGGCGCGGGCGTCGGCGACGATGCGGGCGGATTGCTCTTCCACTTCGCGGGCCTTGCGCTCGTAGGAGGCGAGCATGGTCTGGGCTTCTTCGCGCAGGCCACGGGCCTCTTCGAGGTCAGAGCGGATGCCCGCGGCGCGGTTGTCCAGCATGCCCATCAGCATCTTCGGCACGCCGAAGTAGAACAAGACGGCAAGGAACAGCAGGAAGCCGAGGAACACGATCCAGTCGGTGTTGCCCAAGGAGGGCGACAGCAACCCGTGCGGGGCGTCTTCTGCGGCGAAAGCGGGCGTGGCAGCCATCGCGATGAGAACGGTCAAATAACGCATGGTCTTACCCTCTCACACGGTTGGCGACAGCAGCATCGATCGCAGCGGTGTCGACGTCCTGGCCCGGCCCGAGGGCGCGGACGATTTCAGCGGCGACGTCGCGGGCGACCTCTTCTGCCGTGGCAACTGCCCCGGCTTCGATTTCGGCGATCCGGGCTTCACCCTCGGCGGTCTGGGCCGCGATCTGGGCGTCTGCCTTGTCGATCTCCACCTGTAGTTGCGCCTGGATCTCCTCGCGGGTCTCCTGGGCAATCTTGGTGGCTTCAGCCCGCGCGTTGGCGAGGGCCGCGTTGTAGCTTTCTTCCGCCTCAGTTGCCTGACGCTTCAGATCTTCGGCTGCAGCCAGATCATTGGTCAACGTGCCTTGGCGCTCTGCCAGCACCGCGGAAATACGGGGCAGGGCAATTTTCGCCAGCACGAAGTAGATGGCAACGAGGGTCAGAACCAACCAGAAGATCTGGTTGTCGAAGGTCCCGATGTCCAACTGCGGCATGCCAGAGGCTTCGGGCGCGCCGTGGCCTGCAATTTCGGCTTCGTCAGCCATGGTGTTCCTCCAACCGGAATGCGGGGTGTTACGGTGGCGCGCCCTCCACCATGGGACAGCGCGCCGAACGTAAGGATCTTAGATGCGTGTCGTCTTAGACAGCAAACATCAGCAGCAGGGAGACGAGGAAGGCGAAGATGCCCAGTGCCTCGGCGAATGCGATGCCGATGAAGAGAGTTGCGGTCTGACCAGCAGCCGCGGAGGGGTTGCGCAGGGCGCCGGCGAGGAAGTTGCCTGCAACGTGGCCCACACCGATAGCGGCGGCGCCGGAACCGATGGCGGCCAGGCCGGCACCGATGAATTGACCCATTTGTGCGATATCGCCTTCCATGATGTATCTCCTTACGATTTGGAAGTTAGTTCTCTCGGACCGGGCACAACGCCCGGACAGAATTAGTGAGCGGGATGAAGCGCGTCCTTCAGGTAGACGCACGTCAGGATTGCGAACACGTAGGCCTGGATGGCTGCCACGAGGACTTCGAGGCCGTAGATCGCCACGATGCCGATGATCGGCGCGATACCGGCGAGGCCGAGCGCCCCGGCGAAACCGGCGAACACTTTCAGAACCGCGTGGCCTGCCATGATGTTGCCTGCCAGACGAATGGAATGGCTGACCGGGCGTACGAAGTAGGAAATCAATTCGATGATCGCGAGGATCGGACGCAGCACCAGCGGCGCGGAAGAGACCCAGAAGAGGCTTAGGAAGCCGACGCCGTTCTTCACGAAGCCCAGGACCGTGACGGTCACGAAGACCGCCAGCGCCAGCACCGCGGTCACGGCGATGTGCGAGGTCGTGGTGAAGCTTGTCGGGATCAGGCCGAGGAAGTTGGCGAAGAGGATGTAGAGGAACAGCGTGAAGATGTAGGGGAAGTAGGGCAGCGCGTCCTTGCCTGCCACGTCCTCCACCATGCCGCGCACGAAGCCGTAGGCGAGCTCTGCCACCGACTGGCTGCGCGACGGGATCACGTTGCGGCCGCGGGTGCCCCAGACCATCAGCGCGATGACGCAGAGGACGGACAGGGCCATCCAGAGCGTCGCGTTGGTGATCGTGAACATGCCGACGTCACCATGGCCGAAGAGCGGCGCCACCACGAACTGGTCCATCGGGTGGATCGCCAGGCCGCCGGTGTAATCGTCAAGGTAAGCGGCGATGAACCCCAGAACGGCGAGGCCGATCAGGATGAACGCCACCACGCGGCCCATACCGTTGGAGGCCGTGCCGTTGGTCTCGGTGTTGGTGCTCTCAG
Proteins encoded in this region:
- a CDS encoding aldehyde dehydrogenase family protein, with the translated sequence MNIWFDPSLLFIDGTWRAASGGETLPVVDPSTGAEITRIARGSAADVDAAVAAAEGALAGAWGAMTAAERGRVLFRLGQLVLDNAEALAAMESADVGKPLSQAKADVTALARYCEFYGGAADKLTGETLPFNAGFTVYTLREPHGVTGHIIPWNYPMQIIGRSIGAALATGNACVLKPAEEACLTALAFADLARQAGLPKGALNVVPGLGAEAGAALSAHPGVRHLSFTGSVATGRRVQVAAAENIVPVTLELGGKSPQIVFADADLDRALPFLVNAGIQNAGQTCSAGSRILVQREIHDALAERLAAEIAALSVGPAGDDPRVGPLVSARQKAIVEGFLAQADAGQVLARADLPEGLPEGGNYIAPVLLGHIPPEHPLAQEEIFGPVQVLIPFEDEEDAVRIANGTKYGLAASVWSADGGRQMRLAKRLRAGQVFLNNYGAAGGVELPFGGVGHSGHGREKGFEALYGFTTLKTVAAHHG
- a CDS encoding glucose 1-dehydrogenase; this encodes MRLEGKTAVVTGAASGFGAGIARIFSREGASVMVADLNEEAAIRIADEIGGAAIRADVSKAADVAEIARAAMDQWGRIDVLVNNAGITHLPMAMEEVEEAEFDRVLSVNAKSVYLTAREIVPHMKAAGRGAILNIASTAGLSPRPNLSWYNASKGWMITATKSMAVELAPAGVRVNALCPVAGETPLLSSFMGEDTPEMRGKFLATIPLGRFSQPEDMGEAAAFLCSEAASMITGVALEVDGGRCI
- a CDS encoding P1 family peptidase; this translates as MQPGKRNLITDVAGLRVGHAADAGVKTGATVLVGDAPFTAGVHVMGGAPGTRETDLLAPDKTVQQADALVLSGGSAFGLDAASGVADALRAAGRGFAVGDQVVPIVPAAILFDLINGGDKDWAENPYKQLGREALAAAGADFALGSVGAGTGALTADLKGGLGSASLRIGRHTVGALVAVNALGRVTVGDGPCFWAAPFEMGGEFGGRGIAKSFDVGALPPVKGGDARNTTIAIVATDAALSQAQATRLAVAAHDGMARAIFPSHTPMDGDLVFAAATGAVPLESEADLLMLGHGAALCLSRAIARGVFEASAAAGDVMPTYRDKFG
- a CDS encoding F0F1 ATP synthase subunit B, producing the protein MRYLTVLIAMAATPAFAAEDAPHGLLSPSLGNTDWIVFLGFLLFLAVLFYFGVPKMLMGMLDNRAAGIRSDLEEARGLREEAQTMLASYERKAREVEEQSARIVADARASAEAAAVQAKDDIARSITRRLAAAEDQIASAVTKANRSVRDRAASVAIAAAAEVIAKNTSSADQNKLIDESIEEVGRRLN
- a CDS encoding F0F1 ATP synthase subunit B', with the translated sequence MADEAEIAGHGAPEASGMPQLDIGTFDNQIFWLVLTLVAIYFVLAKIALPRISAVLAERQGTLTNDLAAAEDLKRQATEAEESYNAALANARAEATKIAQETREEIQAQLQVEIDKADAQIAAQTAEGEARIAEIEAGAVATAEEVARDVAAEIVRALGPGQDVDTAAIDAAVANRVRG
- a CDS encoding F0F1 ATP synthase subunit C, encoding MEGDIAQMGQFIGAGLAAIGSGAAAIGVGHVAGNFLAGALRNPSAAAGQTATLFIGIAFAEALGIFAFLVSLLLMFAV
- a CDS encoding F0F1 ATP synthase subunit A → MGRVVAFILIGLAVLGFIAAYLDDYTGGLAIHPMDQFVVAPLFGHGDVGMFTITNATLWMALSVLCVIALMVWGTRGRNVIPSRSQSVAELAYGFVRGMVEDVAGKDALPYFPYIFTLFLYILFANFLGLIPTSFTTTSHIAVTAVLALAVFVTVTVLGFVKNGVGFLSLFWVSSAPLVLRPILAIIELISYFVRPVSHSIRLAGNIMAGHAVLKVFAGFAGALGLAGIAPIIGIVAIYGLEVLVAAIQAYVFAILTCVYLKDALHPAH